One window from the genome of Parasteatoda tepidariorum isolate YZ-2023 chromosome 8, CAS_Ptep_4.0, whole genome shotgun sequence encodes:
- the LOC122268254 gene encoding caspase-7 has translation MQGGDEEDVGFGRREKEELKRKSKTEIKAKSSKSILSGAYDDEVYSMQNSDKIIGKCFIFNHMTFTFGPEDRPYSELDAIALKGFFRSRGFDVTVYPDKRASQIKTILENETKSKYWYFDKSLNNVSYFQHSLT, from the exons ATGCAAGGCGGAGACGAAGAAGACGTAGGTTTTGGGCGCAGAGAAAAAGa agaattaaaaaggaaatcaaagactgaaattaaagcaaaaagttctaaaagtattttatcagGAGCTTATGATGATGAAGTTTATTCAATGCAGAATTCagacaaaataataggaaaatgcTTTATCTTCAATCATAtg ACATTTACTTTTGGACCTGAAGATAGACCCTATTCCGAACTGGATGCAATCGCTTTAAAAGGCTTCTTCAGGAGTCGTGGCTTTGATGTAACAGTATATCCTGATAAAAGAGCTTCGCAGATAAAAACCATACTCGAAAATGAAACCAAGAGTAAGTATTGGTACTTTGACAAATCTTTGAATAATGTTTCCTATTTTCAGCACTCACTCACTTAG